A region of Sugiyamaella lignohabitans strain CBS 10342 chromosome A, complete sequence DNA encodes the following proteins:
- the ARH1 gene encoding Arh1p (Oxidoreductase of the mitochondrial inner membrane; involved in cytoplasmic and mitochondrial iron homeostasis and required for activity of Fe-S cluster-containing enzymes; one of the few mitochondrial proteins essential for viability; GO_component: GO:0005743 - mitochondrial inner membrane [Evidence IDA] [PMID 9727014]; GO_component: GO:0005759 - mitochondrial matrix [Evidence IEA]; GO_component: GO:0005739 - mitochondrion [Evidence IEA]; GO_component: GO:0005739 - mitochondrion [Evidence IDA] [PMID 16823961]; GO_function: GO:0015039 - NADPH-adrenodoxin reductase activity [Evidence IDA] [PMID 9727014]; GO_function: GO:0016491 - oxidoreductase activity [Evidence IEA,IEA]; GO_process: GO:0006879 - cellular iron ion homeostasis [Evidence IMP] [PMID 11035018]; GO_process: GO:0055114 - oxidation-reduction process [Evidence IEA,IEA]; GO_process: GO:0006744 - ubiquinone biosynthetic process [Evidence IMP] [PMID 20534343]), whose amino-acid sequence MVPLKLAIVGSGPAGFYTASRLLEKVPNAVVDMYEALPVPFGLSRFGVAPDHPEVKNCQDKFVQVAEAPHFRFVGNVCIGRDLTLKSLKDNYNSVVFAYGSSQDRLLNVPGEELPGVFSAREFVGWYNGVPELRALNPPLQDAEDVVIVGNGNVALDVARILLADPTRLKSTDIGEHAYDVLRKSKVKNVRIVGRRGLLQSAFTNKEIRELINEPGTMMKPLADVYINHYKPFVPFLERPIKRLVQIVEKARTNSNDQIAKANQGQGSLPSKQWSLEYLLSPQRFYASSSNPNILSSTLFEVNTLLQKDIKSPSVCRGTGETKSFKTELAFRSIGYKSLPLPGSAELGIPFDEQSGRIPNELGRIAGVPGFYVSGWVKNGPTGVIAKTMWDAFEVAETVLEDLYSHKLDTSSKPGYEGVLPEIKSQPVSWTDWLKIDQEETSRGAAQGKPRAKFTSVNDMLSVL is encoded by the coding sequence ATGGTACCGTTGAAGTTGGCAATAGTAGGATCGGGGCCTGCCGGGTTTTATACGGCGAGCAGGCTACTGGAGAAGGTGCCGAATGCCGTGGTGGATATGTATGAGGCGTTGCCGGTGCCTTTTGGGTTGAGTCGGTTCGGGGTGGCACCTGACCATCCGGAGGTGAAGAATTGTCAGGATAAGTTTGTTCAGGTGGCGGAGGCGCCTCATTTTCGGTTTGTGGGGAATGTGTGTATTGGTAGAGACTTGACTTTGAAGTCGTTGAAAGACAATTATAATTCAGTTGTGTTTGCGTATGGATCAAGTCAGGATAGACTGCTGAATGTACCTGGAGAAGAGCTGCCAGGAGTGTTTTCGGCAAGAGAGTTTGTGGGATGGTATAATGGCGTTCCTGAATTAAGAGCTTTGAACCCGCCATTACAAGATGCAGAAgatgttgttattgttggtAATGGAAATGTGGCTCTGGATGTAGCGAGAATTCTTCTTGCTGACCCGACTAGACTCAAATCAACCGATATTGGTGAACATGCTTATGATGTGTtaagaaaaagcaaagtCAAAAATGTTCGAATCGTCGGCAGAAGAGGTCTGTTACAAAGTGCATTCACTAATAAAGAGATCCGTGAACTTATAAACGAGCCAGGAACGATGATGAAACCCTTGGCAGATGTGTATATTAACCACTATAAACCATTTGTGCCGTTTTTGGAGAGGCCAATAAAAAGACTTGTACAAATCGTTGAAAAAGCCAGGACGAACAGCAATGATCAAATTGCTAAAGCTAATCAAGGACAGGGTTCACTTCCGTCCAAACAATGGTCCTTGGAGTACCTACTGTCTCCACAACGGTTCtatgcttcttcatcgaaTCCCAATATCCTCTCCTCAACCCTGTTTGAAGTGAACACACTTTTACAGAAAGATATTAAATCACCCTCTGTCTGCCGCGGAACCGGTGAAACTAAATCGTTTAAAACGGAGTTGGCATTCCGAAGTATCGGATACAAATCACTTCCCCTTCCTGGCAGTGCAGAACTGGGAATTCCATTTGACGAACAAAGCGGCCGGATTCCGAACGAGCTCGGTCGTATTGCCGGGGTGCCTGGATTCTACGTCAGCGGATGGGTTAAAAACGGGCCTACGGGTGTCATCGCCAAGACCATGTGGGATGCATTCGAAGTAGCCGAGACCGTGCTCGAAGACCTCTACTCCCACAAACTCGACACCTCGTCCAAACCCGGCTATGAGGGCGTTCTCCCCGAAATCAAATCGCAGCCCGTCTCCTGGACCGACTGGCTGAAAATCGACCAGGAGGAAACCAGTCGTGGTGCCGCCCAAGGCAAGCCCCGCGCCAAGTTCACCTCCGTCAACGATATGCTCTCTGTCCTCTAA
- the pcf1 gene encoding CAF assembly factor (CAF-1) complex large subunit Pcf1, with protein sequence MKRDARHGSSEPSSSNNSPRPEFATVWKKPATTAAPASAASAAGTVGGGSREDQMSQAAAETAVPAGPATTGSADVANPSPSAPAPAPEPVSEEELLKSGIAMAHRLSTAEISQRQFNWDDDDDEDQWQKELESMVAPMIRKQHEQQQHSEEQKRARSELEHQQASQSQQHNLTNNRSQDHQHQQTSSQSSLFKPKALLSGATTLGGGSPSSANAALNRGSNGDSSSSNSSGPSLAPWSMAASTQQSNVVPIGEQIKELSERKLKEQQRQQRQSNTPHYSYRLSEHQNFPGPGGGGGPGGGGYGGYHNMDPRYGGPSDDGRYRYHDYERRYRSDAPPRQELYNANNGNFEPVPMRGGPGGGPGGGPGPMGGDFHGPHGPHGPHDLHGPHGPHGPHDPHGPHGPHGPGDIGGGPGYGGGRMQYHGHPDDDFMGGPRRRGPPFERSRSPIHNMPPPGPYGRRRLSIDRYSGPEPRRLSVGGPGMGQEPGPPSAASQDARMDGTGRGLSPGRPGPVAGPGPGPGPGPGRSPVPGPRSNRQGTSPLPSQDRRSSTVSSTSASSQPQGKSILEEQEEIMRQTRERARKRKEEELQREKEREQHAKTRAEELAKKMEEKERQEKERLEKERKERQERQERHRKEQAEKKQHKQQQQHTSHAQVANKTTPNTNISNADDGSHELLTERHVLNSLNSIINDDDTKQDNSIKTSSNNLWDNRTSTASASSPSSGTTSSSTDKVWGKFAPSSPTSSAHGQSGAPGDSRNNLWGPVRSTSSGSTSRFSSGIYPRDGSTNGLFDDNSSIFLSGANQRQDKSNTSTSVVGGGPSRRIMQRENDQQPVNKWTDSRPSWRSVSAGSSIDTSSTSKGITASSAPVGSRIKDANSSGQQSQSTPLSPVTGSSPFGTHETTPNGSSREMSRFFPSSQQDSHPDNFLLASPKASSKAKSLPYLTSISGGPATSSNRETSGSNGSGDLFNGYSERGTHGKRSSPPRVVFPAAHSNGSSDEDLNSFKHPPSLNSIEAVQTSIAQKLGPKMRFSSNAVGGPSNSLPVPKSPVISSLPVEDNIEIPTLLREKHRSEALTKQQENLDYTTLTSGLCTQTYDEPKVDDSSSPAVRTSKIKLGTLTNTGPASNYKNDLSIFSTVIIPRREFSTSAYYRDSYGYIHRREFEADEIATTQYTLVQLPGHDKITISNWPHGGGRSYVGNRHPHSHSHSHSHPHSSHSYYQSRGWSRPSTTRRVVR encoded by the coding sequence ATGAAACGGGATGCTCGCCACGGCAGCAGCGAGCCTTCGAGCTCGAATAATAGCCCGCGGCCCGAATTTGCCACGGTTTGGAAGAAACCTGCGACCACAGCAGCTCCAGCGTCTGCAGCTTCTGCTGCGGGTAcagttggtggtggaagTAGAGAGGACCAGATGTCGcaagcagcggcagaaaCAGCTGTTCCAGCTGGACCAGCGACGACTGGTTCAGCAGATGTTGCGAACCCGTCGCCAtcggcaccagcaccagctccagagCCGGTCTCTGAGGAGGAGCTGTTGAAGAGTGGGATTGCAATGGCCCATCGCCTGTCGACTGCCGAAATTTCACAAAGGCAGTTTAACTgggatgacgacgatgatgaggacCAGTGGCAGAAAGAACTTGAGTCAATGGTTGCTCCGATGATTCGCAAACAACAtgaacagcaacagcattcAGAAGAACAGAAGCGTGCCAGAAGTGAGCTTGAACATCAGCAGGCGTCGCAGTCTCAGCAGCATAATCTTACTAATAACAGGTCTCAggaccaccagcatcaacagaCATCGTCTCAGTCTTCATTATTTAAACCCAAGGCTTTGCTGTCAGGAGCCACCACTCTGGGTGGTGGTTCGCCGTCTTCAGCGAATGCCGCTCTTAATAGAGGATCTAATGGCgactcgtcatcatcgaACAGCTCTGGTCCAAGTCTGGCTCCCTGGTCAATGGCTGCTAGTACCCAGCAGTCTAATGTCGTGCCAATTGGAGAACAGATTAAAGAATTATCAGAAAGAAAGCTAAAAGAACAACAACGTCAGCAAAGGCAGTCAAATACTCCACATTACAGCTATAGATTAAGTGAGCACCAGAACTTtcctggtcctggtggaggaggtggacctggaggtggtggttaTGGTGGATACCACAATATGGACCCTCGATATGGGGGTCCTTCTGATGATGGTAGGTATCGGTATCACGACTACGAGCGTAGGTATCGCTCGGATGCTCCTCCTCGACAGGAGCTGTATAATGCGAATAATGGCAATTTTGAACCTGTGCCAATGAGAGGAGGTCCTGGGGGAGGTCCTGGAGGCGGTCCTGGACCTATGGGTGGTGATTTCCATGGTCCACATGGTCCACATGGGCCACACGATCTTCATGGTCCTCATGGTCCTCATGGGCCACACGATCCTCATGGTCCTCATGGCCCACATGGACCAGGAGACATTGGCGGTGGTCCAGGATATGGTGGAGGTAGAATGCAATATCATGGCCATCCAGATGATGATTTCATGGGTGGTCCTAGAAGGAGAGGACCTCCCTTTGAAAGATCTCGTTCTCCAATACATAATATGCCTCCACCAGGACCATATGGAAGGAGGAGACTGTCTATTGATCGGTATTCGGGACCTGAACCAAGGAGATTGAGTGTAGGCGGTCCAGGAATGGGTCAAGAACCGGGTCCTCCCTCTGCAGCCAGTCAGGATGCTCGCATGGATGGTACTGGAAGAGGACTTAGTCCTGGCAGACCTGGTCCGGTTGCAGGACCAGGACCAGGACCAGGACCAGGACCAGGACGCTCCCCCGTACCCGGACCAAGATCAAACAGACAGGGAACTTCACCACTTCCTTCACAAGACCGACGGTCAAGCACAGTGTCAAGCACATCAGCTTCAAGCCAGCCTCAAGGAAAGTCTATTTtagaagagcaagaagaaatcatGAGACAAACAAGAGAAAGGGCACGTaagagaaaagaagaagaacttcaGCGTGAAAAAGAGCGAGAACAGCATGCTAAAACAAGGGCTGAAGAACTGGCAAAGAAGAtggaagaaaaagaacgcCAGGAAAAAGAACGTCTGGAGAAGGAACGAAAAgaaagacaagaaagaCAGGAGCGACACAGGAAAGAACAGGCTGAAAAGAAACAGCAcaagcaacagcaacaacataCTTCGCATGCGCAAGTGGCCAACAAGACTACACCTAATACTAATATAAGCAACGCCGATGATGGAAGTCATGAGTTGCTGACTGAACGACATGTGTTGAACTCGCTCAATTCTATTATTAATGATGACGATACCAAACAGGACAATTCTATTAAAACTTCTTCTAATAATCTATGGGATAACAGGACATCTACAGCCAGCGCCTCGTCGCCGTCTTCTGGTACTACTTCAAGCAGTACAGATAAAGTATGGGGCAAATTCGctccatcatcaccaacatctAGTGCCCACGGACAATCTGGTGCACCAGGCGATAGTCGCAATAACCTGTGGGGTCCTGTTCGTAGCACCAGTAGTGGATCTACAAGCAGATTTTCAAGCGGCATTTATCCTCGTGACGGAAGTACAAATGGTCTATTTGATGATAATAGCAGTATATTTTTGTCGGGAGCCAATCAACGGCAGGATAAGTCGAACACAAGTACTTCGGTAGTAGGTGGTGGTCCATCAAGACGAATCATGCAGAGGGAAAACGACCAACAACCAGTTAATAAGTGGACTGATAGTAGACCGTCATGGCGATCTGTTTCAGCAGGTTCATCTATCGATACATCTTCTACTTCAAAAGGTATTACAGCTTCATCAGCTCCCGTTGGATCGAGGATCAAAGATGCAAATAGCTCTGGTCAACAGTCTCAAAGCACCCCACTATCACCAGTCACTGGGTCATCGCCATTTGGTACTCATGAGACAACTCCAAATGGTAGCAGTAGAGAGATGTCAAGGTTTTTCCCGTCGTCTCAACAAGATAGTCACCCTGACAATTTCCTACTTGCATCGCCAAAAGCTAGCTCTAAGGCCAAGTCATTGCCATATTTAACCAGCATCAGCGGCGGTCCTGCTACTAGCAGTAATAGAGAGACTAGTGGAAGCAACGGTAGTGGTGATTTATTTAATGGCTACAGTGAAAGAGGAACCCATGGCAAGAGGTCGTCTCCACCGCGGGTAGTTTTCCCAGCAGCTCATAGTAATGGAAGCTCTGACGAAGATCTGAATTCGTTTAAACATCCTCCATCGCTTAATTCTATCGAGGCTGTACAGACTAGCATTGCTCAAAAGTTGGGTCCCAAGATGCGATTCTCCTCAAATGCTGTTGGGGGACCATCTAACTCGCTGCCAGTTCCGAAATCCCCTGTAATTTCTAGTCTGCCTGTCGAGGATAATATTGAGATTCCTACATTATTAAGAGAAAAGCATCGCTCCGAAGCTCTTACCAAACAACAGGAAAATCTCGATTACACTACTCTTACCAGTGGATTATGCACTCAAACATATGATGAACCTAAAGTCGACgattcatcatcaccagcagtcAGAACATCAAAAATTAAGCTTGGCACACTCACTAATACAGGACCAGCTTCAAACTACAAAAACGATTTAAGCATATTTTCGACGGTGATAATCCCACGGCGAGAGTTCTCCACATCAGCATATTATAGAGACTCGTATGGATACATTCACCGAAGAGAGTTCGAGGCCGACGAAATAGCAACAACCCAGTACACACTAGTTCAGCTACCTGGACATGATAAGATTACTATATCTAACTGGCCGCATGGCGGCGGACGTAGCTACGTGGGGAACCGACATCCACATTCGCATTCTCATTCTCATTCCCACCCTCACTCATCACACTCGTATTACCAATCTCGAGGCTGGTCTCGTCCTAGTACAACCCGCCGAGTGGTTAGATAG
- the RGA1 gene encoding Rga1p (GTPase-activating protein for polarity-establishment protein Cdc42p; implicated in control of septin organization, pheromone response, and haploid invasive growth; relocalizes from bud neck to cytoplasm upon DNA replication stress; RGA1 has a paralog, RGA2, that arose from the whole genome duplication; GO_component: GO:0005935 - cellular bud neck [Evidence IDA] [PMID 22842922]; GO_component: GO:0032177 - cellular bud neck split septin rings [Evidence IDA] [PMID 18166650]; GO_component: GO:0005737 - cytoplasm [Evidence IDA] [PMID 22842922]; GO_component: GO:0005622 - intracellular [Evidence IEA]; GO_function: GO:0005096 - GTPase activator activity [Evidence IEA]; GO_function: GO:0005100 - Rho GTPase activator activity [Evidence IDA] [PMID 12455995]; GO_function: GO:0005100 - Rho GTPase activator activity [Evidence IDA] [PMID 17981141]; GO_function: GO:0005100 - Rho GTPase activator activity [Evidence IDA] [PMID 18166650]; GO_function: GO:0005100 - Rho GTPase activator activity [Evidence IGI,IPI] [PMID 7498791]; GO_function: GO:0046872 - metal ion binding [Evidence IEA]; GO_function: GO:0008270 - zinc ion binding [Evidence IEA]; GO_process: GO:0007015 - actin filament organization [Evidence IMP] [PMID 8657111]; GO_process: GO:0007118 - budding cell apical bud growth [Evidence IPI] [PMID 10066831]; GO_process: GO:0007119 - budding cell isotropic bud growth [Evidence IPI] [PMID 10066831]; GO_process: GO:0030010 - establishment of cell polarity [Evidence IMP] [PMID 18166650]; GO_process: GO:0001403 - invasive growth in response to glucose limitation [Evidence IPI] [PMID 10066831]; GO_process: GO:0000750 - pheromone-dependent signal transduction involved in conjugation with cellular fusion [Evidence IGI] [PMID 7498791]; GO_process: GO:0043547 - positive regulation of GTPase activity [Evidence IEA]; GO_process: GO:0007124 - pseudohyphal growth [Evidence IPI] [PMID 10066831]; GO_process: GO:0019236 - response to pheromone [Evidence IEA]; GO_process: GO:0031106 - septin ring organization [Evidence IGI] [PMID 14517318]; GO_process: GO:0007165 - signal transduction [Evidence IEA]), giving the protein MSCHDMMLAKKKRSAARREKAAAAAAAAAAAATNGGAIGSTGATGTNGISGTGLETGNGHSHSHSHSHSHSHGHSHSHSNSNRHSQSYKKSSLSQAFPEMGRLPSSSSVQSLDSAKGGHHSNRMSYLAYNKDKSLPSIPGEAHVGSSGGSSAVTTPSASNSSTSGPPPPPPPFYQTKGHSHGGRLSSSSSMSSLKDKAANTSTGSSRSNGTGTGHGHTHSNSTGSTRSNTRPMSIASAARSSNDKSPSGLGSAGSYGATDLDDYFSAASPDSGFVPIKLDTSSLPLLNPLEITSTNTSPSQGELTGFTGASASFTGDSTSLGSSVGSSSQQNSNNNSLASPELTRRKPVATRNSMLPTKSSSSISSAGTLSSSSAVSPDTATHGTSQSQSLPHSQSQSQSQSQTTSVPLSSPSPAAASQQLLPQPLDKLYKSVEGYHEPPHESVSPRNAIYLSDSNLPSSWSLGEYTTDDTENTATTSPEIPSPTDYVAKSKIEEEPLRQSRSTLRPEVVVPDRSALRSISPRPPMGDSSGRTASPSAVFRQQQKMNSDNNRPSSPASNTELPVTPKSSGDDTFSSIADAYDNSTHTVTPRNNMPPRLSLNKLSPGASPVSPPSLAAVAASSPLLNIGLDGYPAIDSFVPDITSPSLGSASSPIVGHRRSISDTRRPTTRLPLEAAANITASDSPIVTPPVIITSNVDSLTRELVQANKRIVELERLLKEKDEAGAAAAPHLQNLESDIQEKRKTIAGLEAHGEVVRKEILVLENAKDAGTVESQSQLLDEFTSEMATMKSSLMAEITDLVIQRDNLKAETAKLTQIRDKAVEESSLLNIKNSQLADMNNELSKQMIDKFGPYAFPHHGHKAPPSHTVRRKEVPQSPSRNIKVEIPPKDSGRDRALEREREREREREREKERDMGFDEPMVTVLDAGQVVDTRKDRVTARKFWKRPGAVVAKGLNKVFANDFEAGPEFYEGHNNSSTDGGLNSNGSSSATATVTKNSRNGWFKNSESSSGGSAIAAVALAATATLGQPGGNNAHLRGSNSSLSSGSTVVGNGSAHLTNTAGSTTTNTNVNGEPELMGASIEWRVAFEGNKIPVIVTRCIEEVEARGMTFEGIYRKSGAKSQVTAIEEAFAKTIEGDFNEELSGDISGVTSALKQYLRYLPVPLITFDAYDEYIKAPFASSDDKKIDALRSVVTSLPPSHRDCLEFVVRHLLKVSQFASQNLMTTRNIAVVFAPTLARDLSGQREIIDMQARNDSTQLLIDKCDAIFTTSF; this is encoded by the coding sequence ATGTCGTGTCATGATATGATGCTCgctaagaagaagagaagtgCCGCCAGACGTgaaaaagctgctgctgctgctgctgccgcgGCCGCTGCAGCTACTAATGGCGGTGCTATTGGTTctactggtgctactggtactaATGGCATCAGTGGAACTGGTTTAGAAACCGGGAATGGCCATTCGCATTCGCATTCGCATTCTCATTCTCATTCTCATGGCCACTCGCATTCTCACTCGAACTCGAATCGCCACTCGCAGAGCTATAAAAAGAGCTCGCTGTCACAGGCATTCCCAGAAATGGGCCGTCTGccgtcttcgtcgtcggtGCAGTCTCTTGACAGTGCCAAGGGCGGCCATCACAGCAACAGAATGTCGTATTTGGCGTATAATAAAGACAAATCGCTGCCGTCGATTCCTGGCGAAGCTCATGTAGGTTCGTCAGGTGGGTCTTCGGCGGTTACTACGCCATCGGCATCGAATTCATCGACTTCAggacctcctccacctccacctccatttTATCAGACAAAAGGACATTCTCATGGCGGTAGACTGTCGAGCAGTTCGTCCATGTCGTCTTTGAAGGATAAAGCTGCTAATACTAGTACCGGAAGTTCCCGATCAAATGGTACTGGCACTGGCCATGGTCATACTCATTCCAATAGCACAGGAAGTACTCGGTCGAATACTCGTCCTATGTCTATAGCCAGTGCTGCGAGAAGTTCAAATGATAAGTCTCCATCTGGACTCGGTTCAGCTGGGTCTTATGGAGCAACTGATTTGGACGATTATTTCTCTGCTGCATCGCCAGACTCTGGATTTGTCCCGATAAAACTGGACACTTCGTCACTTCCGCTGTTGAATCCTCTTGAAattaccagtaccaataCCAGTCCTAGTCAAGGTGAGTTAACCGGTTTTACTGGTGCCTCGGCCAGTTTTACTGGTGATTCCACCAGTCTGGGAAGCAGTGTTGGTAGTTCGAGTCAGCAGAAtagcaataataatagcCTGGCGTCCCCCGAACTCACAAGGAGAAAGCCTGTGGCAACAAGAAACTCAATGCTTCCTACTAAGTCGTCTTCATCGATTTCCAGTGCTGGTACGTTGTCGTCTTCCAGTGCTGTATCTCCAGATACTGCAACTCACGGAACTTCTCAATCACAATCACTACCACATTCGCAATCACAGTCACAATCGCAATCGCAAACCACTAGTGTACCATTATCTTCACCGtcgcctgctgctgcttctcaaCAGCTTCTACCTCAACCACTAGACAAACTATACAAATCGGTCGAGGGATATCATGAGCCTCCTCATGAGTCGGTTTCTCCCCGAAACGCCATTTATTTAAGCGATTCTAACCTCCCGTCAAGCTGGTCTTTGGGAGAGTATACTACTGATGACACTGAAAACACTGCTACAACGTCCCCAGAAATCCCCTCGCCAACTGATTATGTAGCCAAATCAaagattgaagaagagccatTGCGACAGTCTCGTTCGACCCTTCGTCCTGAAGTCGTGGTACCCGACAGATCAGCTTTAAGATCCATCTCTCCACGACCGCCAATGGGCGATTCGTCAGGCAGAACTGCTAGTCCAAGTGCTGTTTttcgtcaacaacaaaaaatgaACTCAGACAATAACAGACCTTCTAGTCCTGCTAGCAACACTGAACTTCCTGTAACACCCAAATCATCTGGTGACGATACTTTTTCATCCATAGCAGATGCTTACGACAATTCTACACATACTGTTACCCCTAGAAACAACATGCCTCCTCGACTGTCGCTGAATAAACTATCGCCTGGTGCGTCGCCTGTATCACCCCCAAGTCTCGCAGCAGTGGCTGCTTCGTCTCCCCTGCTTAATATTGGATTAGATGGTTATCCAGCTATCGACTCGTTTGTTCCAGATATCACCTCGCCAAGTTTGGGATCAGCTAGTTCTCCAATTGTTGGCCATAGACGGTCTATTAGTGACACCCGTCGTCCTACCACTCGACTGCCCCTcgaagcagctgctaatatCACCGCTTCTGATTCGCCAATTGTTACACCACCTGTTATCATCACTTCCAATGTCGACAGTCTGACAAGAGAACTAGTTCAAGCAAACAAGCGAATTGTCGAACTCGAACGATTGTTAAAAGAGAAAGACGaggcaggagcagcggcTGCACCTCATTTACAAAATCTCGAGTCCGATATTCAGGAGAAACGCAAGACTATTGCTGGATTAGAAGCACATGGTGAAGTAGTACGAAAAGAGATATTGGTTCTAGAAAACGCTAAAGACGCTGGCACGGTTGAATCACAAAGTCAACTTCTCGACGAGTTTACAAGCGAGATGGCGACAATGAAATCTTCACTCATGGCAGAAATCACTGATCTCGTCATCCAACGAGACAATCTCAAAGCCGAGACTGCTAAACTGACCCAAATCAGAGACAAAGCTGTCGAAGAAAGCAGTCTATTGAACATTAAAAACTCACAACTGGCTGATATGAATAATGAACTATCGAAACAAATGATTGATAAGTTTGGTCCATATGCTTTCCCCCATCATGGTCATAAGGCTCCACCTAGTCATACAGTACGTCGTAAAGAGGTTCCACAATCACCCTCTCGTAACATCAAAGTGGAAATTCCTCCCAAAGACAGCGGTCGAGATCGTGCACTTGAACGAGAACGAGAACGAGAACGCGAGCGAGAACGGGAAAAGGAACGTGATATGGGTTTTGACGAGCCAATGGTCACAGTTCTTGACGCAGGTCAAGTAGTAGATACTCGTAAAGACCGAGTTACAGCACGAAAGTTCTGGAAACGTCCTGGAGCTGTTGTTGCCAAGGGACTCAACAAAGTATTTGCCAACGATTTTGAAGCAGGACCGGAATTCTATGAAGGTCATAACAACTCCAGCACCGATGGTGGTCTAAACAGCAACGggtcatcatcagctactgctactgtgACCAAGAATTCTAGAAACGGATGGTTCAAGAACAGCGAATCGTCATCAGGAGGAAGTGCTATTGCCGCAGTCGCTCttgctgccactgctacACTTGGTCAGCCAGGCGGTAACAATGCCCATCTCCGAGGATCTAACTCGTCACTCTCTTCTGGATCCACTGTTGTCGGCAATGGAAGTGCACATCTCACCAACACTGCTGGttctaccaccaccaacaccaatgtCAACGGTGAACCAGAGTTGATGGGAGCATCAATTGAATGGCGAGTGGCCTTTGAAGGAAACAAAATACCCGTTATTGTCACCCGATGTATCGAAGAAGTCGAGGCTCGAGGTATGACTTTTGAAGGAATCTACCGTAAATCCGGAGCCAAATCGCAAGTGACTGCTATTGAAGAAGCCTTCGCCAAAACCATCGAAGGCGATTTCAACGAGGAGCTTTCTGGAGATATCAGCGGAGTCACCAGTGCACTCAAGCAGTATCTTCGTTACCTCCCCGTGCCATTAATCACGTTTGATGCCTATGACGAGTACATTAAAGCCCCTTTTGCCAGTTC